The Thermodesulfovibrio thiophilus DSM 17215 genome includes the window TTCAAATTTTATAACCTGCATAGTTAAAACCTTGGTGAAGGAGGCTTGCCTGTAGAAGACTTATTGTTTTTTTTGTTTGTCTGTATATCAACAATGACTTCTTGTCCTTCCTTTATATCTCCCTCAACAAGTTCGGTCCATTCTCCATCAGTTATTCCTGTTTTAATGTTAACTCTTACTGGTTTTCCATCTCTTATAATCCAGACTCCCTGCTGTTTTGAAGGAGCAGCATTTGGCATTTTAAATCTTAAAGCAGTATTTGGAATTTTAAGGACATTGGTCTTTTCCTGAGTTACAAAAGTCACATTTGCTGTCATTCCAGGTTTAAGAAGCAGATGAGTGTTATCAACAGCAATGACAACATCGTACGTTACAACATTTTGCACAACTGTTGGAGATAGCCTTATCTGAGCCACAACTCCTGTAAATCGTCTATCAGGATAGGCATCTACTGTAAATGTTGCTTCCATTCCTGTTTTTATTTTTGATATGTCCGCTTCATCAACATTGGTATCAACCTGCATTTTGGTGAGGTCTGGAGCGATGGTAAATAATGTTGGAGTTTGAAAACTGGCTGCAACTGTCTGTCCTACTTCAACATTCTTTGCAATTACCACACCGTTAACCGGAGATACAATTCTTGTATATCCGAGATTTGTTTTTGCCTGTTTTACTCCTGCCTCTGATTT containing:
- a CDS encoding efflux RND transporter periplasmic adaptor subunit; this encodes MKNKKKIVLTAGISLFIIAVTLIVIFSDSTKTEFKTIKVQRGSIIQTVTATGNVNPVTTILVGTRVSGTIVDLYADYNSLVKKDQLIAQIDPTPFENELKQAEADLYNARSNLFKADITLKDAARTLKRKQELFKRDLISRSELDDAETAYDSARAQYEMAVAQVRKSEAGVKQAKTNLGYTRIVSPVNGVVIAKNVEVGQTVAASFQTPTLFTIAPDLTKMQVDTNVDEADISKIKTGMEATFTVDAYPDRRFTGVVAQIRLSPTVVQNVVTYDVVIAVDNTHLLLKPGMTANVTFVTQEKTNVLKIPNTALRFKMPNAAPSKQQGVWIIRDGKPVRVNIKTGITDGEWTELVEGDIKEGQEVIVDIQTNKKNNKSSTGKPPSPRF